The Streptomyces sp. NBC_00454 DNA segment TTGCGGGCCTCGTCGGCGGGCTCGGGGCGGACCACGCGCAGCTCGTCGGTCTGCCAGACGAGGTCGATGTTCTCGGCAAGGCGCAGGTCGTGGCGGCGGCGCTCGCCGGCGCCCGCGACGGGCTCCTCGAGCAGCGCGGCGATGCGGCGCAGCTTGTTCAGGACGCTGCGGCGGGCGGCCTCGGTGGGGTGCGCGGTGAAGACCGGGCGGACGTTGAGGTTCTTGACCGTCTGGCGCAGGTGCTCGGGGTCGGCGTCCTTGAGCATGTCGGCCGTGCGGGCCAGCAGCCCGCCTTCGGCGGCGCGGTGGGCGCGCAGCTCCTTGCCGCGGTGCACCTGCTCGGTGACGTTGGCGAGGTGGAAGTAGGTGGAGAAGGCGCGCACCAGCTTGGCGGCGGTCTCCAGGTCGGTGTCGCCGAGCAGCGCGGCAGCGGCGATGCCGTCGGTGCGGGTGAGGGCCCGGACGCGTTCGACCAGGTCGAGGAGGTCTTGGCCCTCCTGGCGTACGAGCGTCTCGCCGAGGAGGTCGCCGAGCCGGCGGATGTCGGCGCGCAGCTCGGCGTTGGCGGCTGCGACGGCGGTGTTCGAGAGGGCCTCGGTGGAGGGGGCCTGGTCGGCACTGCTCACAGGTGCGGCTCCTTGCAGTGTTTCGAGCGCTACTGGGAGGTGGGCTCCGGGACTGCGCGCGGCTTCGCCGCTCCTGATGCGCAGCTCGGGCTGCCCGTGCGGACCGCGCTGTCCGACGAGACCAGGATAGGTGGCCCGTCCTCGTGCCTTGGTAAATGTGTCACCAGGCGGGACGGCACCGCGGTGACGGTGGGGCGAGAGGGGCCGATGGGCCTGTGGCGGGCGGGTCCCAGGACACGGCGGCGGGCGCGCTCCTCTTGCCGCGTGCGGGACCTTTGCCATACTTACGTTGCCGTAGGTTACGGGTCCGTAGGGATCGTGGCCGGGCGGCGCGCCTGCCGACTCCTCACCCTCAGGGGACCCCCATGACCATCAGTCCCGACGTGATCGAGGACGCCTCGGCGTCCTCCGACGCGTCCGCGCCCTCCGCGACCCTCGGCGGTGAGAACAAGAGGTCCGTCGAGCAGCTGGCGCTGCTGCTGTTCATCACCGTTCCCTTCGTCGCCCTGCTGGGCGCGATTCCGCTGGCGTGGGGCTGGGGGGTGAGCTGGCTGGACGTGGGCCTGATGGTCTTCATGTACTTCCTGGCCTGCCACGGCATCACCATCGGCTTCCACCGCTACTTCACGCACGGTTCCTTCAAGGCGAAGCGGCCGCTGCGGATCGTGCTGGCGGTCATGGGCTCGATGGCGGTGGAGGGGCCGCTGGTGCGCTGGGTGGCCGATCACCGCAAGCACCACAAGTACTCCGACCACGAGGGCGACCCCCATTCGCCGTGGCGGTTCGGCGAGACGGTGCCGGCCCTGATGAAGGGCCTGTGGTGGGCGCACATCGGGTGGCTCTTCGACGAGGAGCAGACCAACCAGCAGAAGTACGCCCCGGACCTGATCAAGGACCCGGCGATCCGCCGCATCTCGCGCGACTTCGTCTGGTGGACGATCTTCTCGCTGGCGATCCCGCCGGTCGTGGGCGGTCTGGTGACCATGTCGTGGTGGGGCGCGTTCACGGCGTTCTTCTGGGGCTCCCTGGTGCGGGTCGCGCTCCTGCACCACGTCACGTGGTCGATCAACTCGATCTGTCACGCCGTGGGCAAGCGCCCGTTCAAGTCCCGTGACCGTTCCGGGAACGTCTGGTGGCTGGCCGTGCTGTCCTGCGGCGAGTCCTGGCACAACCTGCACCACGCGGATCCGACCTCGGCCCGGCACGGTGTGCTGCGCGGACAGGTCGACTCCAGTGCGCGGCTGATCCGTTGGTTCGAACAGCTGGGATGGGCGTCCGACGTGCGCTGGCCGTCCGAGGAGCGCATCGACGCCCGGCGCAAGGAAGAGACGTCGAACGCGGCATGATGGGGGGCGTGGCGATCGACGGCAGCAGTTCCAGCAGCGACAAGCCCAGGCGGTCCCGCCGGGTCCGGATGACGGGCGCGGAGCGGCGCCAGCAACTGCTGGACATCGGCCGCATCCTGTTCGCCGAGAAGGGCTTCGAGGGCACGTCGGTGGAGGAGATCGCGGCCAAGGCCGGGGTGTCCAAGCCGGTGGTCTACGAGCACTTCGGCGGCAAGGAGGGCCTCTACGCGGTCGTCGTGGACCGGGAGATGCGCCAGCTGCTGGACGGGGTGACGGGCGCGCTGACGGCCGGGCATCCCCGGGAGCTCCTGGAACAGGCGGCGTTCGCGCTGCTGGACTACATCGAGAACTACACGGACGGCTTCCGGATCCTGGTCCGGGACTCCCCGGTCGCCCAGTCGACGGGCACCTTCGCCTCGCTGATCAGCGATATCGCCACGCAGGTCGAGGACATCCTGGGCCTGGAGTTCAAGGCCCGCGGCTTCGACCCGAAGCTGGCCCCGCTGTACGCGCAGGCGCTGGTGGGGATGGTGGCGCTGACCGGTCAGTGGTGGCTGGAGACGCGCCGCCCGAAGAAGGCGGAGGTGGCGGCGCACCTGGTGAACCTGGCCTGGCACGGCCTGGAGAACCTGGAGGCGAAGCCCCG contains these protein-coding regions:
- a CDS encoding acyl-CoA desaturase, yielding MTISPDVIEDASASSDASAPSATLGGENKRSVEQLALLLFITVPFVALLGAIPLAWGWGVSWLDVGLMVFMYFLACHGITIGFHRYFTHGSFKAKRPLRIVLAVMGSMAVEGPLVRWVADHRKHHKYSDHEGDPHSPWRFGETVPALMKGLWWAHIGWLFDEEQTNQQKYAPDLIKDPAIRRISRDFVWWTIFSLAIPPVVGGLVTMSWWGAFTAFFWGSLVRVALLHHVTWSINSICHAVGKRPFKSRDRSGNVWWLAVLSCGESWHNLHHADPTSARHGVLRGQVDSSARLIRWFEQLGWASDVRWPSEERIDARRKEETSNAA
- a CDS encoding TetR family transcriptional regulator — encoded protein: MMGGVAIDGSSSSSDKPRRSRRVRMTGAERRQQLLDIGRILFAEKGFEGTSVEEIAAKAGVSKPVVYEHFGGKEGLYAVVVDREMRQLLDGVTGALTAGHPRELLEQAAFALLDYIENYTDGFRILVRDSPVAQSTGTFASLISDIATQVEDILGLEFKARGFDPKLAPLYAQALVGMVALTGQWWLETRRPKKAEVAAHLVNLAWHGLENLEAKPRLVGHRKS